In Vespula vulgaris chromosome 19, iyVesVulg1.1, whole genome shotgun sequence, a single genomic region encodes these proteins:
- the LOC127070894 gene encoding uncharacterized protein LOC127070894, with protein MEIFDEYRSNVSCDSNYVPSAIEHIESLGTFAIVLVCIGAIFSIVTLYLAMDATYNVLSQKETGLYKSNVISIFSIYPIASICSLIVIAIPRAQLLSETVTQVFLTVSFYRLYLLLIDVGRRKITKAPSLMLKVGPCCCWPCLPFPNLDMIDSRLTWIRLIILQLPVIQGLLYFIMLIMALDEQNTLPMYSEWLQPFLVISILFALYGLTITTKSLHAVAPEAKLNFKTMVCQMVLMFSKAQAAIIKILIYTGVFPCRPPLSPKIYANVTQNTLMLIEMLLLCVAARYLYYVDPERKEDSSTTDRPKDKPHNLTNNKDLPEQVSTKIAVVFT; from the exons ATGGAAATTTTCGACGAGTATCGTTCGAACGTTAGTTGCGATTCTAATTACGTGCCCTCTGCGATCGAGCATATAGAAA gtTTAGGTACATTTGCAATTGTCCTGGTATGCATTGGAgcaatattttcaattgttaCGTTATACTTGGCCATGGATGCTACTTACAACGTTCTTTCGCAAAAAGAAACGGGCCTTTACAAATCTAACGTCATTAGcattttctcgatatatccGATAGCGAGTATTTGCAGTTTGATAGTGATAGCGATTCCAAG GGCACAACTATTATCGGAGACGGTCACTCAAGTTTTCTTGACAGTGTCCTTTTATCGTCtgtatcttcttcttatcgaCGTCGGTCGTCGAAAAATTACGAAAGCGCCCTCGTTGATGCTGAAAGTCGGTCCTTGTTGTTGCTGGCCATGCTTGCCCTTTCCCAATCTCGATATGATAGATTCTCGTTTAACTTggattcgattaattattcttcaaCTTCCTGTTATAcag GGTTTGCTATACTTTATCATGCTAATTATGGCTTTGGACGAACAAAATACATTACCAATGTACTCCGAATGGCTTCAACCATTTCTTGTGATTAGTATACTGTTTGCGTTGTATGGTTTAACCATCACCACGAAAAGTCTGCATGCCGTGGCTCCAG AAGCCAAGCTGAACTTTAAGACTATGGTGTGTCAAATGGTCTTGATGTTTTCCAAAGCCCAAGCTGCCATTATCAAGATTCTCATTTATACCGGCGTCTTCCCTTGCAGGCCACCATTGTCACCGAAAATTTACGCCAATG TGACGCAAAACACCCTGATGCTAATCGAGATGCTGTTGCTCTGTGTCGCGGCGAGGTACCTTTATTACGTCGACccggaaagaaaagaagattcgtCGACGACAGATCGGCCGAAAGACAAGCCGCACAATCTGACGAATAACAAGGACTTGCCTGAACAAGTTTCGACAAAGATCGCAGTTGTGTTTACCTGA